A part of Alkalinema sp. FACHB-956 genomic DNA contains:
- a CDS encoding P-II family nitrogen regulator, whose product MKKVEAIIRPFKLDEVKIALVNAGIVGMTVSEVRGFGRQKGQTERYRGSEYTVEFLQKLKIEIVIEDAQVDMVVDKIIAAARTGEIGDGKIFISPVDQIVRIRTGEKNVEAI is encoded by the coding sequence TTGAAAAAGGTTGAAGCAATCATCCGCCCATTTAAGCTGGATGAAGTTAAAATTGCCCTCGTCAATGCTGGAATCGTCGGCATGACCGTTTCTGAAGTGCGGGGTTTTGGTCGCCAGAAGGGCCAAACGGAGCGCTACCGTGGCTCTGAATATACCGTTGAGTTTTTGCAGAAGCTGAAGATTGAAATCGTTATTGAAGACGCACAAGTTGACATGGTAGTGGATAAAATCATTGCCGCTGCCCGCACTGGCGAAATTGGAGATGGAAAAATCTTCATCAGCCCTGTGGATCAAATTGTACGGATTCGGACTGGCGAGAAAAACGTAGAGGCTATCTAG
- a CDS encoding cytochrome P450 produces the protein MTPFPLPPGRKGLPIIGETLEFARNPNYIADRYAEYGPIFSTRFAGKPAAFMVGPTALEFILSSGMDHLTWGDGWPQPFRLLLGRSLFLQDGAEHRRNRKLLMPAFYGAALARYLETMEAIVQQYLYRWEQQQQLQWFPEFKRFTFEVASNIFLGVETGSDNQRLSTLFTQLSDGFFSFINLPGTKLNRGLAARRKILTYVNQVVNQRRKNPTNDALSLLLQATDETGDRLSQEEICNHAILMLFAGHETTTAMLTWSVLELGRHPEILQTLRTEQEALGKAPLTLEALQQMPALDRFLLEIERCHPPVGGGFRGVVQGFDFNGYHVPAGWLVQYSIAYTHQLPELYPEPERFNPDRWLEDKPKPFGLVGFGGGSRICLGLAFAKMEMKLVLAHLLRDYEWQLLPHQNLDPMIIPVCRPKDGCRVTFQRRSMHKS, from the coding sequence ATGACGCCCTTCCCCCTTCCCCCCGGCAGAAAAGGATTACCCATCATTGGCGAAACCCTAGAATTTGCTAGGAATCCCAACTACATTGCCGATCGCTATGCTGAATATGGCCCCATTTTTAGTACACGATTTGCTGGCAAGCCCGCTGCCTTCATGGTGGGGCCGACAGCCTTGGAATTTATCCTTTCCTCTGGTATGGATCATCTGACCTGGGGGGATGGTTGGCCCCAGCCTTTTCGCCTATTACTGGGTCGATCGCTGTTTCTCCAGGATGGGGCAGAACATCGACGTAACCGCAAATTACTTATGCCGGCCTTCTACGGTGCAGCCCTAGCCCGGTATTTGGAAACGATGGAAGCGATCGTGCAGCAATACCTGTACCGATGGGAACAACAACAGCAACTCCAATGGTTCCCGGAATTTAAACGATTCACCTTTGAAGTCGCCAGTAACATCTTCCTGGGCGTAGAAACTGGATCGGATAATCAACGCCTAAGTACCTTATTTACCCAGCTTTCCGATGGCTTTTTCTCCTTCATCAACCTCCCAGGCACCAAACTCAACCGAGGCTTAGCGGCACGGCGAAAAATCCTCACCTATGTCAATCAGGTCGTGAACCAACGGCGCAAAAATCCCACCAATGACGCCCTCAGTCTACTCCTACAAGCAACCGACGAAACCGGCGATCGTCTCAGCCAAGAAGAAATTTGTAACCACGCCATTCTCATGCTGTTTGCTGGGCATGAAACAACAACGGCAATGCTGACTTGGTCTGTTTTGGAATTGGGTCGCCATCCAGAAATTCTGCAAACCCTGCGTACAGAACAAGAGGCGTTGGGAAAGGCTCCGTTAACCCTGGAAGCCTTGCAGCAAATGCCTGCCCTCGATCGCTTTTTGCTGGAAATTGAACGGTGTCATCCCCCGGTCGGTGGCGGCTTTCGGGGAGTGGTTCAAGGGTTTGACTTTAACGGTTACCATGTGCCTGCGGGTTGGCTGGTGCAGTATTCGATCGCCTACACCCACCAACTTCCGGAGTTATATCCTGAACCGGAGCGGTTCAACCCCGATCGTTGGCTAGAGGATAAACCGAAACCTTTTGGCCTGGTGGGGTTTGGTGGTGGGTCACGCATTTGTTTAGGGCTAGCCTTTGCAAAAATGGAAATGAAGTTAGTCCTGGCCCATTTGCTACGGGATTACGAGTGGCAACTGTTACCTCACCAAAACCTAGACCCCATGATTATTCCCGTCTGTCGCCCGAAAGACGGCTGTCGAGTCACCTTCCAACGGCGATCGATGCACAAAAGCTAG
- a CDS encoding SMC family ATPase, whose protein sequence is MIPLQLKLNNFLSYREATLDFRGLHTACISGANGAGKSSLLEAISWAIWGESRAAVEDDIIHFGESETRVEFLFCIHNHLYRVIRSRHRGQGMILEFQIALDPLTHEFPQRFRPLTEKGLRATQQFILEHVKLDYDTFINSAYLRQGRADEFMLKRPSDRKQILADLLKLQQYDELAEKAKEQARQFKAEVDALERQQTSIDQQLSQLQNLETQQAELEQHLSTLQEQQIRDRKTLQTLQTQQHQREIWQQQLQWHRQQYQQHQQDCQRLQKEYQQAEESYQAIVALLQAEEAIYAAYLHSQELQAQEEFLANRFQLYQDLQTRKQQYLNQHQQRLNELQQQQQQLWAQTETLRDQMEENQHILSHIPDVEAGLANLQSARQQLEQFDSIQLQVAPLLQRKQQLQRSIDQATARVTARLEELRTTAKQMEQQQSQQPQLQQAVVEVCDRIDELDKLRKYQERVREKGLERRNFMERLQAHQRDYEAQLAEVDQILRLLKHRSEDAHLTTELQAALLRHHDEAMDMIVELADDNPASLTRDRAPVTVQEATGNYTSDNYASGNYTSSNHASSNHASSNYTSGNSDLDSTVTNPTANLADFPPCPLCDRPLDEHHWELVVQKHLAKQQEILEQIWVIREQLAVSEREIQVLRQEYRDIEKRLEQYGSVLERRGQLQEQLQVNESSRQSLDQLLHEVQHLEHQLLSGEFAPDLQEELRLLDHTLDNLNYDDRNHAIARGLVDRWRWAEIKQAEIKQAQRRQTQIEHRLPELQAQQDDCTAQIAQLETTLAAGLAQYDQHLADLGYSLEQHNALRAALKQVQASQLRYQELQQAQQQYPHLRQRLEDLAESLQTKLVSLESVGQQCQYLEKCLAAAPEPTAQIQQLEQKLQRERQTLDATLSRLGQLQQQQQQRSYLLQDQVTLQRSLQTTRQQYRIYQELVQAFGKNGIQALMIENVLPQLETLANQILTRLTNNQLHVQFVTQKRNAKGKLPNAKLAETLDIVIADAKGTRPYETYSGGEAFRINFAIRLALARLLSQRSGTALQMLIVDEGFGTQDQEGCDRLIAAINAIAPDFACILTVTHMPYFRDAFQSRIEVHKTETGSQLAFFM, encoded by the coding sequence ATGATTCCCTTGCAACTCAAATTGAATAACTTTTTGAGTTATCGGGAAGCCACCTTGGACTTTCGTGGGCTGCACACGGCCTGCATTTCCGGTGCCAACGGTGCGGGCAAATCCTCGTTATTGGAAGCGATTTCCTGGGCCATTTGGGGCGAAAGTCGTGCCGCAGTGGAAGACGATATCATTCATTTTGGCGAAAGTGAAACCCGCGTTGAATTCCTGTTTTGCATCCATAACCACCTCTATCGCGTAATTCGTAGCCGCCATCGGGGTCAGGGCATGATTTTGGAGTTTCAAATTGCCTTGGATCCGTTAACCCATGAATTTCCCCAACGGTTTCGGCCCCTGACGGAAAAGGGCTTGCGGGCGACACAACAATTTATTTTGGAACACGTAAAGCTAGACTACGACACATTTATTAATTCAGCTTACCTGCGCCAAGGGCGAGCCGATGAATTCATGCTGAAGCGCCCCAGCGATCGTAAACAAATTCTGGCTGACCTGCTGAAACTGCAACAGTACGACGAACTGGCTGAAAAGGCCAAGGAGCAAGCTCGGCAATTCAAAGCGGAAGTGGATGCCCTAGAACGCCAGCAAACGTCGATCGACCAGCAACTCAGCCAATTGCAAAATCTGGAAACTCAGCAGGCTGAACTGGAACAGCACCTCTCCACGCTACAAGAGCAACAAATTCGCGATCGAAAAACCTTGCAAACCTTACAAACCCAGCAGCACCAGCGGGAAATTTGGCAACAGCAACTGCAATGGCATCGACAGCAATACCAGCAACATCAGCAGGATTGCCAACGGCTACAAAAGGAATATCAACAGGCAGAAGAGAGTTATCAAGCGATCGTTGCACTCTTGCAAGCGGAGGAAGCGATCTATGCCGCCTATTTGCACAGCCAAGAACTCCAAGCCCAGGAAGAATTCCTAGCCAATCGCTTCCAGCTTTACCAAGACTTGCAAACACGCAAACAACAATATCTCAATCAACATCAGCAACGGCTTAATGAACTGCAACAACAGCAGCAGCAATTGTGGGCCCAAACGGAGACCTTGCGCGACCAGATGGAAGAGAACCAGCACATTCTCAGTCACATCCCCGACGTAGAAGCGGGGTTGGCCAATCTGCAAAGCGCTCGTCAACAGTTGGAACAATTCGATAGTATTCAACTGCAAGTCGCACCCCTCTTACAACGCAAACAGCAACTCCAACGATCGATTGACCAAGCCACTGCCCGCGTTACGGCTCGCTTAGAAGAACTCCGCACCACTGCAAAACAGATGGAGCAACAACAATCGCAACAACCACAGTTACAGCAGGCGGTGGTGGAAGTCTGCGATCGGATTGATGAATTGGATAAACTGCGGAAATATCAAGAACGGGTACGGGAAAAGGGGTTGGAGCGGCGCAACTTCATGGAACGATTACAGGCTCACCAACGGGATTACGAAGCGCAACTGGCGGAGGTTGATCAAATCCTTCGCTTGCTCAAACATCGCAGCGAAGATGCCCACCTCACCACAGAGTTACAAGCCGCGCTGCTCCGACACCATGATGAAGCGATGGACATGATCGTTGAGTTGGCCGACGACAATCCCGCATCCCTAACGCGCGATCGGGCTCCGGTGACCGTCCAAGAAGCCACGGGGAATTACACATCCGACAATTACGCATCCGGCAATTACACATCCAGTAATCACGCATCCAGTAATCACGCATCCAGCAATTACACATCCGGCAATTCTGACCTAGACTCGACGGTGACGAATCCTACGGCGAATCTGGCAGACTTTCCCCCCTGTCCCCTGTGCGATCGGCCTTTGGATGAACACCACTGGGAATTGGTAGTGCAAAAACATTTGGCTAAACAACAGGAGATTCTGGAGCAAATTTGGGTGATTCGGGAACAACTGGCAGTATCTGAACGGGAAATCCAAGTGCTGCGTCAGGAATATCGCGATATCGAAAAACGATTGGAGCAGTACGGTTCGGTGTTAGAACGGCGGGGGCAGTTGCAGGAGCAGCTTCAGGTCAATGAATCCAGTCGCCAGAGCCTCGATCAACTACTGCACGAAGTGCAGCACCTGGAGCACCAACTGTTGAGTGGGGAATTTGCCCCCGATCTGCAAGAGGAATTGCGGCTATTGGATCACACCCTGGACAACCTGAACTACGACGATCGCAACCATGCCATTGCCCGAGGACTGGTCGATCGCTGGCGCTGGGCCGAAATTAAGCAGGCCGAAATTAAGCAAGCTCAACGGCGACAAACCCAGATTGAGCACCGGCTGCCGGAATTGCAAGCCCAGCAGGATGACTGTACGGCTCAAATCGCCCAACTGGAAACCACCCTGGCAGCGGGGCTGGCTCAGTACGACCAACACCTTGCCGACCTCGGCTACAGCCTAGAGCAGCACAACGCCCTCAGAGCCGCCCTCAAACAGGTGCAAGCCAGCCAATTGCGCTACCAAGAACTCCAGCAGGCCCAACAGCAATATCCCCACCTGCGGCAACGCCTAGAAGACCTCGCAGAGTCTTTACAAACCAAGCTAGTCAGTCTGGAAAGTGTGGGCCAGCAGTGCCAATATCTCGAAAAATGCTTAGCCGCTGCCCCGGAACCCACCGCCCAGATTCAGCAGCTAGAGCAAAAGTTGCAACGGGAGCGGCAAACCTTGGATGCAACCCTTTCACGACTGGGGCAATTACAACAACAACAGCAACAGCGATCGTATCTGCTACAAGACCAAGTAACGCTACAACGATCGCTACAAACGACCCGCCAGCAATATCGTATTTATCAGGAACTAGTACAGGCCTTTGGCAAAAATGGCATTCAAGCCCTGATGATTGAAAATGTTTTACCGCAGTTGGAAACCCTGGCCAATCAAATTTTGACGCGGTTGACGAATAATCAATTACATGTGCAATTTGTCACCCAAAAACGCAATGCGAAAGGCAAACTCCCCAATGCAAAACTCGCGGAAACCCTAGATATTGTCATTGCCGATGCCAAAGGAACCCGGCCCTACGAAACCTATTCCGGAGGGGAAGCTTTTCGGATTAACTTTGCCATTCGGTTGGCGTTGGCTCGGTTGTTATCACAGCGATCGGGGACTGCGCTGCAAATGCTCATTGTGGACGAAGGCTTTGGCACCCAGGATCAGGAAGGCTGCGATCGACTGATTGCGGCGATTAACGCGATCGCGCCAGATTTTGCCTGCATCCTCACGGTGACCCATATGCCCTATTTCCGAGATGCCTTCCAATCCCGCATCGAGGTTCACAAAACTGAAACGGGCTCTCAACTCGCGTTCTTTATGTAA